A window of Aromatoleum bremense genomic DNA:
AACCAGTCGTGGCACGACAGGCGCACCGACATCGGGCGGTCCTGCGGCCACACTGCGCGCATCGCGCGGAACACTTCGAGCGGGAAGCGCGCGCGGTTTTCGTGTCCGCCGCCGAATTCGTCGCTGCGCCGGTTCGTCAGCGGCGACAGGAAGCTCGACAGCAGGTAGCCGTGCGCGCAGTGCAGCTCGAGGATGTCGAAGCCTGCCTCGGCGGCCATCTTCGTCGCGCGGACGAAGTCGTCGCGCACGCGCTCCATGTCGTCGCGCGTCATCTCGCGCGGCACCTGCGAATGCGGCAGGTACGGCAGCGGCGACGCGGACATCAGCGGCCAGCCGCCGGCTTCGAGCGGTTCGTCGATGCCTTCCCACGCGAGCTTCGTCGCGCCCTTGCGCCCGGCGTGGCCGAGCTGCATGCCCATTTTCGCGCCCGAATTCGCGTGGACGAAATCGACGACGCGCTTCCATGCATTGACGTGCTCGGGCTTGTACATCCCCGCGCAGCCCGGCGTGATGCGCGCGTCGGGCGACACGCAGGCCATCTCGGTATACAGCAGCCCGGCGCCGCCGAGCGCGCGCGAGCCGAAATGCACGAGGTGGAAGTCGTTCGCGCTGCCGTCGTCGGCCGAGTACATCGCCATCGGCGACACCACGACGCGGTTCGCAAGCGTCAGGCCGCGCAGCGTGAAGGGCGTGAACATCGGCGGCGGCGCCTCGCCGGCCTGCACTGGCAGGCCGGCGCTGCGGGCGAACCAGCGCTCGTAGCCTTCGAGCCAAGCCGCGTCGCGCAGGCGCAGGTTCTCGTGCGAGATGCGCTGCGAGCGCGTCAGCATCGAATACATGAACTGCTCGGGTTCGAGCGTATCGCAGTAGCGCGCATCGCAGACCTCGAACCATTCCATCGCGTTCCACGCGGCGTTCTGCAGCCGCAGCACGTCGATGTTGCGCGCCGCCTGGTAGCGCGCGAGCACCGCCGGGAGGTGGTCCGGCGTGTCGCCTTCGTCACGGAACAGCCTTGTGAGCTCGATCGCGTCCTCGATCGCGAGCTTGGTGCCCGAGCCGATCGCGAAATGCGCGGTATGCACCGCGTCGCCCATCAGCACGACGTGGCTCCTGCCGTTGTCGTGGTGCCACTGCTCGCACTTGACGCGCTGGAAGTTCAGCCACGCCGAGCCGCGCAGGTGGCGCGCGTTCGTCATCAGCGGATGACCGTCGAGATGTTTCGCGAACAGCTTCTCGCAGAACGCGATCGACTGCTCCGGGTCAGCGCGGTCGAGCCCGTGCGCTTTCCAGACGTGCTCGGGACATTCGACGATGAAAGTCGTCGTGGTGTCGTCGAACTTGTAGACGTGCGCCTGGAACCAGCCGTGCGCGGTCTTCTCGAACAGAAAGGTGAAGGCGTCGAAGAGCTTGTTCGTGCCGAGCCAGATGTAGCGGTTCGGCCGCGTGACGATGTCCGGCCTGAAGACTTCCGCATACTTGTTGCGGATGCGCGAGTTGATGCCGTCGGAGGCGATGATGAGGTCGGCGTCGGGAAACTCGCTGTCCGACTCGACGTCGCGGTCGAACACCAACTCGACGCCGAGTTCCTCGCAGCGCGCCTGCAGGATGTTGAGCATCTTCTTGCGCCCGATGCCGACGAAACCGTGGCCGCCGCTGCGGATCGTGCGGCCCTTGAAATGCAGCTCGATGTCGTCCCAGTGGTTGAACGCGACGCGGATCGCGTCGGCCGTCACCGGGTCCCATTCGCACATGTTGTCCATCGTCGCATCCGAGAACACGACACCCCAGCCGAACGTGTCGTACGGCCGGTTGCGCTCGACGACGGCGATCTCGTGCGCCGGGTTCAGCTTCTTCATCAGGATCGCGAAATACAGCCCCGCGGGTCCGCCGCCGATACACACGATGCGCATGTCAGGTCTCCTTCGTTCGTTACGCTTGCGAACGCGAGGCTGGCGCCGTCCCTGCAGGGTCCGGCCGAGCCGCGCCACAGCGACAATTTGCCGCACGCCGGCAGGTGGCGCGCCCCCTTTCACGGGGGGGCGGGCCGATGGGGAATGGCGGGGGAATAGCGTTGTTCCGCTCGACAGCGGGAGCTGTCCTGTACAAAGATTCGCCTTCTGCATGGAATACGCCGATCCACACACATCGCATATTTCTTCCCGTCTGCCGGCCGCGGGTTCGCTGCCTCGCGGCCCGGGCCCAGCTGACAAAAATGTAATCTCCCCGTCAGCCTCCGGTCGGTATTACGACCTCATACTTCATTCCACCCGCCGAAACACAGGATCCATGATGCTCATCACCCGCCCTCTCGCCACGTTCGCCCTCCTCGCCACGCTCGCCGCTGCCGGTCCGGCCTTTGCCATGAACGGGCACGGACACGATGCCGCTCACGGTGCCGCGATGCCCGTCGCCGACGCAAAAGCTTCGTTGTCGGAAGGCACCGTCAAGAAAGTCGACAAGGGGACCGGCAAGATCACCATCAGCCACGGCCCGCTCGAGAACCTGGGCATGCCGCCGATGACGATGACCTTTCGCGCGACCGACCCGTCGATGCTCGACGCGGTCAGGGAGGGCGACAGGATCCGCTTCGCCGCGCAGCGCGTCGATGGGGTGTTCACGGTGACGAAGCTGGAAATCGCGAAATAAGGGCCAAATAAGGGCGAAGAAATAACGGCGAAACAGGCGTGACGCCGCCGGAGCCGGACGGCGTTGCGGCTGCGGCTCGCGCGACCCGCCGTTTCGCCTTCGGGCACCTTTCCCGCCCACAGACCCCGGCCACCCCCACCCCTTTCCGGACATCCGATGAAACCGCTTATCGCCGGCCTGCGTTCCCTGCGTCTGGCCGCGAGCGTCGCCGTGCTCGCGGCGAGCGCCTTCGGCCACGCGCAGGACACCACACTGCCCTCCGCCGCCGCGGCTCCCCTCGGCGCCGACCTCCCCGGCCTGATCGAATACGCCCGCGTGAACAACCCGGCCTTCGCCGTCGACCGCGCCGAAGCGGCTGCCGCCCGCGAACGTGTCGAGCCCGCCGGCGCGCTGCCCGATCCGAGCTTCCAGGTCGAGCTGATGGACTTCACGAACCGCATGCGCGGCGGCCCGACGACGCTCGTGCCGGGCGAAGTCGGCGAAACGCGCTACCGCGTCATCCAGCCGCTGCCGGCGTGGGGGAAACGCGAGCTCGCCGAGCGCGCGGCGGGAGCCCGCGCGGACCAGGCAGAGGCGGCCCGCGACGCGGCGTGGGCGAACATGGCCGCCGAGATCAAGGCGGCGTGGCTGCGCTATTACGCCGCCGACCGCGAGGCGGGGCTCAATCGCGACGCGCTGGCGCTGCTGCAGAGCCTCGAGGAGATCACGCTGTCGCGCTACCGCCTCGGCCTGCTGCCGCAGCAGGCGGTGCTGCGCGCGCAGCGCGAGATCACCTCGCAGCGGCTCGCGCTCGTCGGCGTCGAACAGCGTCGCCGCGGCACGGCGTCGGCACTGAACGCGCTGCTCGGCCGCGCACCCGGCAGCGCCCTCGCCGCGCCGCAGGAACCGCCGCCGCTGCCGCAGGCGGTCGCCCTCGCGCAGCTCGTCGAACGCACGCGCGCGACCCATCCGGCGATCGCCGCCGAAGCGCGCGGCATCGACGCGGCACGCTTCGAACGCGACCGCACGTGGCGCGACCGCTACCCGGACTTCAGCGTCGGGCTGACGAACAACCGCCCGCGCGGCGGCGAAGGTTCGTGGGACGTGATGTTCGAAGTCATGATCCCGCTGCAGCAGTCGGCGCGGCGCGCCCGCGAGCGCGAGGCGGCGCTGATGGTCACCGCCGCCGACCAGAGGCGCGCTGCGGCCGAAGCGCGGCTCCTCGGCGAGCTCGGCAGCGCGTACGCCGCGTTCACCAGCGGCCACGAGACGCTGCAGCTCCTGCGCGGCACGCTGACGCCGCAGGCCGAAGCGACGCGCGACGCGACCCGTGCCGCGTTCTCGACGGGGCGCGTCGACTTCGACACCGTGCTCGAAGCCGAGCGCCAGCTCGTCGATACGCGCATGGCGCTGCTGCAAGCCGACGTGGACACCCGCCTGGCGCTCGCCGAAATCGAAAAACTTGCAGGAGAACAGCCGTGAAGCCCGCCGTACGACTTTCCCTCGCGGCGGTCGCCGTCGCGCTCGCGCTCGGCACCGGCTACTGGGCGGGCAGCCGCCGCGCCGACCCTGCTCCCGCGGCCGGCGGCACCACGACGGCCGCCGAAAGCACGGCCGCAGGCGCCGGCAGCGAACGCCAGATCCTCTATTACCGCAACCCGATGGGCCTGCCCGACACCTCACCGGTGCCGAAGAAGGACTCGATGGGCATGGACTACCTCCCGGTCTATGCCGACGACAAGCCCGACGACAGCGGCGCCGTCGTCGTCAGCCCGGCGCGCGTACAGACGCTCGGCGTGAAGACCGCCGTCGCCGAGATGCGCGTCGTCGGGGCCGCAGTGCGCGCGGTCGGGCGCGTCGAGCTCAACGAGCGCGCGGTCGTCGACGTCGCGCCACGCTTCGAAGGCTGGATCGAGCGCCTGCACGTCAATGCGGTCGGCGACCCGGTGCGCCGCGGCCAGCCGCTGTTCACGATCTACAGCCCCGAGCTGCTGTCGGCCAGCGAGGAACTGCGCATCGCCGAGCGGCTACAGCGCGACAGTGCCGCCACCGACCCGATCGCATCGGAAGCGGCGCGCCGGCTCGCCAACGCGACGCGCGAGCGCCTGCAGAACTGGCAGGTCGGCATGCCGCGTGGCAGCGAGATCGCGCAGCGCCAGACTTTCCATTCGCCGGCGAACGGCGTCGTGCTCGAGAAGAACGCGGTGCAGGGCGCGCGCTTCATGCCCGGCGAAGCGGTCTATCGCATCGCCGACCTGGCGAAAGTGTGGGTCATCGCCGACATCTTCGAGCGCGACCTCGCGCGCGTGCGCGTCGGCCAGCCGGCGAGCGTAACGCTCGACGCCTTCCCGGACCGCCGCTTCGACGCGAAAATCGGCTATCTCTACCCGACGCTGAACGTCGAGACGCGCAGCACCCGCATCCGCCTCGAACTGGACAACCGCGAAGGCCTGCTGCGCCCGGGCATGTTTGCGCACGTCGAGCTCGCGTCCGGCTCGCCGACACCGCGCGTGACCGTGCCGACGTCCGCGGTCATCGACGACGGGGTGCGCCAGGTCGTGCTGATCGCGCTCGACGAAGGCCGCTTCAAGCCACAGCCGGTGCGCCTGGGCGAGCGCGGCACGGAGCACGTCGAAGTGCTCGAAGGCGTCGAGGCCGGCGACCGCGTCGTGACGTCGGCGAACTTCCTCATCGACTCCGAAAGCCAGCTGAAGGCCGCGCTGTCGAACCTGACTGACGCCGCCCCGGCCCCGGCCGCAGCGCCGGCAACGTACGAGGCCGAAGGAACGTTCGACGCCGTCGATCCGGCGACGAACACCGTCACGCTGACGCACGGCGACATCCCCGCGCTGCAATGGCCGGCGATGACGATGGACTTCACGGTGGCGTCGCTCGACCTCGTCGCCAACCTCGCGCCAGACACGCCTGTTCGATTCGAGTTCGAGCAGCGCCAACCGGGCGAATTCGTCGTCACGCGCATCGAGAAGGCCGGTCAGTCGGCGACCGGCAAGGCCTCGCCGCCGTCGGCCCCCGCGCACGGGAGCCACTGACATGCTCGACCGCCTCATCGACTGGTCCGCGAAGAACGTCTTCCTCGTGCTGCTCGCGACGCTGTTCGTCATCGGCGGCGGGCTGTACGCGGTGAAGAACACGCCGCTCGACGCGCTGCCGGATCTCTCCGACGTGCAGGTGATCGTGTTCACCGACTTCCCCGGCCAGGCGCCGCAGGTCGTCGAGGACCAGGTCACGTACCCGCTGACGACCTCGATGCTCGCCGTGCCGCGCGCGAAAGTCGTGCGCGGCTTCTCGATGTTCGGCGCGTCCTACGTCTACGTGATTTTCGAGGACGGCACCGACATCTACTGGGCGCGCTCGCGCGTGCTCGAATACCTGTCGTCGGTCGCCGGCCGGCTGCCGCAGGGCGTCGCACCCCAGATCGGGCCGGATGCGACCGGTGTCGGCTGGGTCTACCAGTACGCGGTGACCGGCAAGAACCTGTCGCTCGCCGAGACGAGGAGCCTGCAGGACTGGTACATCCGCTACCAGCTGA
This region includes:
- a CDS encoding efflux RND transporter periplasmic adaptor subunit, whose amino-acid sequence is MKPAVRLSLAAVAVALALGTGYWAGSRRADPAPAAGGTTTAAESTAAGAGSERQILYYRNPMGLPDTSPVPKKDSMGMDYLPVYADDKPDDSGAVVVSPARVQTLGVKTAVAEMRVVGAAVRAVGRVELNERAVVDVAPRFEGWIERLHVNAVGDPVRRGQPLFTIYSPELLSASEELRIAERLQRDSAATDPIASEAARRLANATRERLQNWQVGMPRGSEIAQRQTFHSPANGVVLEKNAVQGARFMPGEAVYRIADLAKVWVIADIFERDLARVRVGQPASVTLDAFPDRRFDAKIGYLYPTLNVETRSTRIRLELDNREGLLRPGMFAHVELASGSPTPRVTVPTSAVIDDGVRQVVLIALDEGRFKPQPVRLGERGTEHVEVLEGVEAGDRVVTSANFLIDSESQLKAALSNLTDAAPAPAAAPATYEAEGTFDAVDPATNTVTLTHGDIPALQWPAMTMDFTVASLDLVANLAPDTPVRFEFEQRQPGEFVVTRIEKAGQSATGKASPPSAPAHGSH
- a CDS encoding copper-binding protein — encoded protein: MLITRPLATFALLATLAAAGPAFAMNGHGHDAAHGAAMPVADAKASLSEGTVKKVDKGTGKITISHGPLENLGMPPMTMTFRATDPSMLDAVREGDRIRFAAQRVDGVFTVTKLEIAK
- a CDS encoding TolC family protein, with product MKPLIAGLRSLRLAASVAVLAASAFGHAQDTTLPSAAAAPLGADLPGLIEYARVNNPAFAVDRAEAAAARERVEPAGALPDPSFQVELMDFTNRMRGGPTTLVPGEVGETRYRVIQPLPAWGKRELAERAAGARADQAEAARDAAWANMAAEIKAAWLRYYAADREAGLNRDALALLQSLEEITLSRYRLGLLPQQAVLRAQREITSQRLALVGVEQRRRGTASALNALLGRAPGSALAAPQEPPPLPQAVALAQLVERTRATHPAIAAEARGIDAARFERDRTWRDRYPDFSVGLTNNRPRGGEGSWDVMFEVMIPLQQSARRAREREAALMVTAADQRRAAAEARLLGELGSAYAAFTSGHETLQLLRGTLTPQAEATRDATRAAFSTGRVDFDTVLEAERQLVDTRMALLQADVDTRLALAEIEKLAGEQP
- a CDS encoding bifunctional salicylyl-CoA 5-hydroxylase/oxidoreductase, whose protein sequence is MRIVCIGGGPAGLYFAILMKKLNPAHEIAVVERNRPYDTFGWGVVFSDATMDNMCEWDPVTADAIRVAFNHWDDIELHFKGRTIRSGGHGFVGIGRKKMLNILQARCEELGVELVFDRDVESDSEFPDADLIIASDGINSRIRNKYAEVFRPDIVTRPNRYIWLGTNKLFDAFTFLFEKTAHGWFQAHVYKFDDTTTTFIVECPEHVWKAHGLDRADPEQSIAFCEKLFAKHLDGHPLMTNARHLRGSAWLNFQRVKCEQWHHDNGRSHVVLMGDAVHTAHFAIGSGTKLAIEDAIELTRLFRDEGDTPDHLPAVLARYQAARNIDVLRLQNAAWNAMEWFEVCDARYCDTLEPEQFMYSMLTRSQRISHENLRLRDAAWLEGYERWFARSAGLPVQAGEAPPPMFTPFTLRGLTLANRVVVSPMAMYSADDGSANDFHLVHFGSRALGGAGLLYTEMACVSPDARITPGCAGMYKPEHVNAWKRVVDFVHANSGAKMGMQLGHAGRKGATKLAWEGIDEPLEAGGWPLMSASPLPYLPHSQVPREMTRDDMERVRDDFVRATKMAAEAGFDILELHCAHGYLLSSFLSPLTNRRSDEFGGGHENRARFPLEVFRAMRAVWPQDRPMSVRLSCHDWFPGGNTGDDAVEFARLFRDAGADLVDCSSGQVWKGDRPVYGRMYQTPFADRIRNEAGIPTVAVGALYEADHANSIIAAGRADLCAIARPHLADPAWTLHEAAKIGFGDVAWPKQYLSARSQYETNLRRG